The Thermodesulfobacteriota bacterium genome includes a window with the following:
- the purB gene encoding adenylosuccinate lyase, whose protein sequence is MISRYSRKEMSKIWSEEAKFRQWLRVEIAVCKAWTKYGRIPTEATNTISKRAKIDVERINELEKILKHDVLAFLTALSENIGDDSRYLHLGLTSSDILDTAFALQLKDAATLLIDDMKMLKGVLKKLAFKHKMTPIIGRTHGIHAEPTTLGLIFALWYDEMARNLDRLNRARDIISVGKISGAVGTYANIPPEVEQYACKVLKLKPASISTQIVQRDIHADYFLTLSIVATSIEKVATYIRHFQRTEVQELEEPFTEGQKGSSAMPHKRNPILSENLCGLARLVRSYALTSLENIPLWHERDISHSSVERVIGPDATILLDFMLNRLTYILDSAKIYPKNIKRNLDLTRGLIHSQKVLLKLVDKGLSREKAYEIIQKNAIKTWNARLHFREILLKDKDVKNHLSKEELDECFKIENDLKYVDHIFDRVFSRDIQS, encoded by the coding sequence TTGATTTCAAGATATTCACGCAAGGAAATGTCGAAGATCTGGAGTGAAGAAGCCAAATTTCGACAGTGGCTTCGTGTTGAAATTGCTGTTTGCAAAGCCTGGACTAAATACGGACGTATTCCGACAGAGGCCACTAATACAATCAGTAAACGTGCTAAAATTGATGTTGAGCGAATAAATGAACTCGAAAAAATCTTAAAGCACGACGTCTTAGCCTTCTTAACGGCTTTATCCGAGAATATTGGCGACGATTCGAGATACCTACATCTTGGGCTTACCTCTTCCGATATTCTCGATACAGCATTCGCCCTCCAATTAAAGGATGCAGCAACTCTGCTAATTGATGATATGAAAATGTTAAAAGGCGTCTTGAAGAAACTCGCTTTCAAACATAAGATGACTCCTATAATTGGAAGAACTCATGGGATACATGCCGAGCCAACTACCCTAGGTCTTATTTTTGCCCTCTGGTACGATGAAATGGCCAGAAACCTGGACAGACTGAACAGGGCTAGGGATATAATCAGTGTGGGAAAAATCTCCGGCGCCGTCGGTACTTATGCCAATATTCCGCCAGAGGTAGAACAATATGCATGCAAAGTTCTTAAACTAAAGCCAGCCAGCATCTCTACGCAAATAGTTCAACGCGATATTCATGCAGATTACTTCCTAACGCTCTCGATAGTGGCAACATCAATTGAGAAAGTAGCGACATATATTAGACATTTTCAAAGAACTGAGGTTCAGGAACTGGAAGAACCATTTACCGAAGGCCAAAAGGGGTCTTCGGCGATGCCCCACAAGAGGAATCCAATTCTATCGGAAAATCTTTGTGGATTAGCTAGGCTTGTCCGATCGTATGCCCTGACTTCGCTTGAAAACATTCCGTTATGGCACGAACGGGACATAAGCCACTCGTCAGTAGAAAGGGTGATTGGACCCGATGCCACAATACTTCTCGATTTTATGCTGAATAGACTTACCTATATATTGGACTCCGCAAAGATATACCCTAAAAATATCAAAAGAAACCTGGACCTAACCCGTGGACTAATACATTCGCAAAAAGTCCTGTTAAAACTAGTAGATAAAGGTCTATCAAGAGAAAAGGCTTATGAAATAATCCAAAAAAATGCGATTAAAACCTGGAACGCCAGATTGCATTTCCGTGAGATCCTGTTAAAAGATAAAGATGTTAAAAATCATCTATCGAAAGAGGAATTAGATGAGTGCTTTAAAATTGAAAACGACTTAAAATATGTCGATCATATATTTGATAGGGTATTTTCAAGGGATATCCAATCATAA
- a CDS encoding MBL fold metallo-hydrolase, with the protein MKVCTLASGSSGNSLFIQTNSSKILIDAGISLRQIKARLKKLDVELSDLDAVIVSHEHLDHAMSIPKIENPTYVASATIHLWKDKVKNLYEFNTGSSFSINDVLITSFSVPHDALDPVGFTIETDHKKLGIVTDIGTATSLVKERLKGSNILIIEFNHDENILRESHYPWEIKQRIMSRLGHLSNVQAANLFAGLLHSELSYLLLAHLSETNNRYDIALRAASSIIEKSGADQVSISVAPRKTLGEVLII; encoded by the coding sequence ATGAAAGTCTGTACACTAGCTAGTGGAAGTTCCGGTAATTCCCTTTTTATCCAAACGAATTCTTCAAAGATCCTCATTGACGCGGGAATAAGCCTAAGGCAGATAAAAGCCAGGCTTAAAAAGCTTGATGTGGAATTGTCCGATTTAGACGCTGTGATAGTTTCACACGAACACTTAGATCACGCAATGTCAATTCCAAAAATTGAGAATCCCACGTACGTTGCTTCCGCGACGATACACCTCTGGAAAGATAAGGTTAAAAACCTCTACGAATTCAACACCGGTTCTTCTTTCTCAATTAATGATGTCTTGATCACCTCTTTTTCTGTTCCACATGATGCATTAGATCCGGTTGGATTTACAATCGAAACAGATCATAAGAAATTAGGGATTGTGACTGACATTGGAACAGCAACAAGCCTGGTCAAAGAAAGACTAAAAGGATCAAATATTCTGATTATTGAATTCAACCACGATGAAAATATTCTCAGGGAAAGCCATTATCCGTGGGAAATAAAGCAAAGGATAATGAGTAGACTGGGTCATTTATCGAATGTACAAGCTGCAAATCTCTTTGCTGGTTTGTTACACAGTGAACTTTCTTATTTATTACTCGCACACTTAAGCGAGACCAATAATAGATATGATATCGCATTAAGAGCAGCCTCATCGATAATCGAGAAATCAGGGGCTGATCAAGTAAGTATTTCGGTTGCCCCTAGAAAAACCTTAGGGGAGGTTTTAATCATTTGA
- the ffh gene encoding signal recognition particle protein has protein sequence MFEGISEKLSHTLKKVRGYGKLSEQNIQDAIREVRLNLLEADVHFKVVRDFIESVKARALGQEVLQSLTPGQQFIKIVYEELVTLLGEHSSELDLRTTPPVIIMLVGLQGSGKTTSIAKLAKTLKEKLKRNPYLVPADVYRPAAIDQLKVLADQVGAGVYNTQPGGNPVEICKDALKAAQYGGYDVLLIDTAGRLHVDTELMEELKNIKAQINPHEILLVADAMTGQDAVNVSTSFNEALDISGTLLTKIDGDARGGAALSIKSVTGKPIKYFGTGEKLDALEVFHPERIASRILGMGDMLSFIEKAQAAFEEKQAQEIAKKILKKEFSIEDFREAMLAMGKLGPIESMADMIPGMKKIIKNPRAMEMAEKEIKKTIAIIDSMTPKERLNHIILNGSRRRRIAKGSGTRVEDVNRMIKNYMQMRNMMKNMGKMGSLAKRLMRVV, from the coding sequence ATGTTCGAGGGGATATCAGAAAAGCTAAGTCATACCCTAAAGAAAGTTAGGGGGTATGGAAAGCTAAGCGAGCAGAATATTCAGGATGCAATACGCGAAGTGCGTCTGAATCTCCTTGAAGCCGATGTTCATTTCAAAGTAGTAAGGGACTTTATCGAGTCTGTAAAGGCAAGGGCATTGGGGCAAGAGGTTCTACAGAGTCTCACGCCCGGACAACAATTCATAAAGATAGTTTACGAAGAGCTAGTAACACTACTTGGCGAACATAGCTCAGAGCTAGATCTTAGAACAACACCCCCTGTCATCATAATGCTCGTAGGGCTGCAAGGTTCAGGTAAGACCACCTCAATTGCAAAGCTAGCTAAGACGCTAAAAGAAAAATTAAAAAGAAACCCATACCTTGTTCCTGCAGATGTGTATAGGCCAGCGGCCATCGATCAACTAAAGGTTCTCGCTGATCAGGTTGGAGCGGGAGTTTACAATACTCAGCCTGGAGGAAACCCGGTAGAAATTTGCAAAGATGCACTGAAAGCCGCTCAATACGGTGGATACGATGTACTACTAATTGATACTGCGGGAAGACTACATGTTGATACCGAGCTAATGGAGGAGTTGAAAAACATTAAGGCTCAGATAAATCCTCATGAAATTTTGCTCGTAGCAGATGCTATGACAGGTCAGGATGCAGTAAATGTTTCGACAAGCTTTAATGAGGCTCTCGATATCAGTGGTACTCTTCTTACAAAGATAGATGGTGACGCAAGGGGTGGGGCCGCACTATCAATCAAATCTGTTACCGGAAAGCCAATAAAGTATTTTGGTACCGGGGAAAAACTCGACGCACTGGAGGTTTTTCATCCCGAAAGAATAGCATCTCGAATCCTGGGTATGGGTGATATGCTCAGTTTCATTGAAAAGGCTCAAGCGGCTTTTGAGGAGAAACAGGCTCAAGAGATAGCAAAGAAAATTCTCAAGAAGGAGTTCTCAATTGAGGATTTTAGAGAGGCAATGCTTGCTATGGGAAAGCTGGGACCGATTGAAAGCATGGCCGATATGATTCCTGGGATGAAAAAAATTATTAAGAACCCCAGAGCTATGGAAATGGCTGAAAAGGAAATCAAAAAGACGATCGCGATTATCGATTCTATGACGCCTAAGGAAAGGCTAAACCATATAATTCTGAACGGCAGCAGACGTAGGAGAATTGCAAAGGGCAGTGGTACTCGTGTAGAAGATGTCAACCGGATGATTAAAAATTATATGCAAATGCGTAATATGATGAAAAACATGGGGAAGATGGGTAGTCTTGCTAAGAGGTTGATGAGAGTTGTTTAA
- the rpsP gene encoding 30S ribosomal protein S16, which produces MSLVRIRLMRLGSNKKPFYRIVAADARSPRDGKFLEILGSYDPRKTPHLLEVDTERVKNWLDNGAKPTNRVEKLLSKLMQ; this is translated from the coding sequence ATGAGTTTGGTTAGAATTAGACTTATGAGGTTGGGTTCAAATAAGAAGCCATTTTACAGAATAGTTGCCGCAGATGCGCGTTCACCAAGGGACGGTAAATTCCTTGAAATTTTGGGGTCTTACGATCCAAGAAAAACCCCTCATCTACTAGAAGTAGATACAGAGAGGGTAAAGAATTGGCTAGATAATGGTGCTAAACCTACAAACCGGGTGGAGAAATTACTTTCAAAGCTCATGCAGTGA
- a CDS encoding KH domain-containing protein gives MDKLKELVIHIAQSLVDFPEQVEVKEVTGEQTAVLELKVAQEDLGKIIGKQGKTAKAIRTILGAAAAKLRKRAVLEILE, from the coding sequence ATGGATAAACTTAAGGAGCTTGTTATTCACATAGCGCAATCACTTGTAGATTTCCCTGAGCAAGTAGAGGTAAAGGAAGTGACTGGGGAGCAGACTGCAGTATTGGAACTCAAAGTTGCGCAAGAGGATCTTGGTAAGATAATTGGTAAACAGGGAAAAACAGCCAAGGCGATACGGACGATACTCGGTGCTGCAGCTGCAAAGCTGAGAAAACGCGCCGTGCTGGAGATTCTGGAATAA
- the rimM gene encoding ribosome maturation factor RimM (Essential for efficient processing of 16S rRNA), translating into MNELLPLGRISKPHGLNGEVRVFLYSGNLDSITKVNRLFIYQKEHEKPVEFKITSLRIQNNTTIIGLEGINTIEEASELRGSIVMVDKCDLPEPKEDEYYWFQLIGLNVVTIEGKFIGTVKNLIDRVPQALLVVENNEKEFLIPMVDTIVQGVKLEESEVIITPIEGLFD; encoded by the coding sequence GTGAATGAGCTATTACCTCTTGGAAGGATTTCGAAACCTCACGGTTTAAATGGTGAAGTTAGGGTTTTTTTATACAGCGGGAATTTAGATAGTATTACTAAGGTAAACAGGCTATTTATTTACCAGAAGGAACATGAAAAACCGGTAGAATTTAAGATTACCAGTTTAAGAATTCAGAATAATACGACCATAATTGGGCTTGAGGGAATTAATACAATTGAAGAGGCCTCAGAGCTTCGGGGTTCAATTGTAATGGTTGACAAATGCGACCTCCCTGAACCAAAAGAAGATGAATACTACTGGTTCCAATTAATTGGGCTTAATGTTGTTACGATAGAAGGGAAGTTTATAGGCACGGTTAAAAACTTGATTGACAGAGTGCCGCAGGCCTTGTTAGTAGTGGAGAATAATGAGAAGGAATTTCTAATACCAATGGTTGATACGATCGTACAAGGAGTTAAGCTTGAAGAATCGGAGGTGATAATCACACCTATAGAAGGCCTTTTTGATTGA
- the trmD gene encoding tRNA (guanosine(37)-N1)-methyltransferase TrmD, with protein sequence MKFDVITIFPQFFDSLFSVGILNRAQERGIIKINTHNLRIYTRDKRRSVDDRPYGGGSGMVFKPTPLARAIESIKNEDLKSVVILTTPHGEVFSDRIAKEVSEFEQVIIICGRYEGVDERIREKYVEREISIGDYVLSGGEYAASVIIDAISRFVPGVLGNEASPYHDSFNECLLEHPQYTRPHVFRGKRVPQILLSGNHKAIKKWRRLESITRTLSRKPYLIDRTNLTFEEINHVERLIDKDPRRTKVYVALVHYPVYNKTFKKITTAFTNLDVHDMSRVCKTYGVKGFYLVQPVYEQQKLVEAVLSHWIKGPGSSFNPTRTDALRLVSIRSSIDEAVDQIEKQEGLKPKVVVTDARHRNCTIGYQELREKIQKGTEPYLILFGTGWGIVNEVLESADYVLKPIVGYTNYNHLSVRSAAAIVLDRLLSI encoded by the coding sequence ATGAAGTTTGACGTAATCACAATCTTTCCCCAATTCTTTGATTCGCTCTTTTCTGTCGGAATCCTTAATAGGGCGCAGGAAAGGGGCATCATAAAAATTAATACGCACAATCTAAGAATCTATACTAGGGACAAGCGAAGATCAGTTGATGACAGACCCTACGGTGGTGGTAGCGGCATGGTATTCAAGCCGACCCCTTTAGCCAGAGCCATAGAATCAATAAAGAACGAAGATTTGAAATCAGTTGTAATACTCACAACACCCCATGGGGAAGTTTTCTCAGATAGGATTGCGAAGGAAGTCTCTGAATTTGAGCAGGTAATCATTATATGTGGAAGATATGAAGGCGTCGACGAGAGAATAAGGGAAAAGTACGTGGAGAGAGAAATATCTATCGGTGATTACGTACTTTCAGGAGGTGAGTATGCGGCGTCAGTGATAATTGACGCTATATCAAGATTTGTACCAGGTGTATTAGGCAATGAGGCTTCCCCTTATCACGATTCATTCAATGAGTGCTTACTTGAACATCCTCAGTATACCCGGCCTCATGTTTTTAGAGGGAAAAGGGTACCTCAGATTCTCCTCAGTGGAAATCATAAGGCAATAAAAAAGTGGAGACGGCTGGAAAGTATAACGAGAACGCTTTCTCGAAAGCCTTATCTTATTGACAGGACAAACCTGACATTTGAAGAAATAAACCACGTAGAGAGGCTCATAGATAAAGATCCTAGGCGTACAAAAGTGTACGTTGCATTAGTTCATTATCCCGTATACAATAAAACGTTTAAAAAGATAACTACGGCATTCACGAATCTAGATGTTCATGATATGTCAAGGGTATGCAAAACCTATGGTGTAAAGGGTTTTTATTTAGTACAACCTGTCTACGAACAGCAAAAATTAGTCGAAGCGGTGCTGAGCCACTGGATCAAGGGGCCGGGCTCTTCATTCAACCCCACGAGGACTGACGCTTTAAGACTAGTTTCGATAAGGAGCTCAATTGATGAAGCCGTCGACCAGATTGAAAAACAAGAAGGTTTGAAACCGAAAGTGGTAGTAACGGATGCTAGGCATAGAAATTGTACGATTGGTTATCAGGAACTCAGAGAAAAAATACAAAAGGGAACCGAGCCATATTTAATACTGTTTGGGACAGGATGGGGTATAGTCAATGAAGTTTTGGAGAGTGCGGATTATGTTCTTAAACCAATCGTAGGTTATACGAATTACAATCATCTCTCAGTAAGGAGTGCTGCAGCAATTGTGTTAGATAGGTTACTATCAATCTAG
- the rplS gene encoding 50S ribosomal protein L19, protein MNVIDELEKPLLRSDLAKFRPGDTIAVHYKIKEGDRERIQIFEGVVIAKKGGGLRETFTVRKVSYGVGVERIFPVHSPLIEKIKIKRKGKVRRAKLYYLRGRSKKASRIKESTTFEEKRVSNNQSEE, encoded by the coding sequence ATGAACGTTATAGATGAACTTGAAAAACCACTGTTAAGGAGTGACTTGGCAAAATTTCGCCCCGGAGACACAATAGCAGTTCATTACAAAATCAAAGAAGGCGACAGGGAAAGAATTCAGATTTTTGAGGGGGTGGTAATCGCAAAAAAGGGTGGTGGTTTGAGGGAGACATTTACTGTACGAAAGGTTTCTTATGGGGTGGGTGTCGAGAGAATTTTCCCGGTTCATTCTCCACTTATAGAGAAAATAAAAATCAAAAGGAAGGGGAAAGTTCGACGGGCAAAGCTATATTATCTCAGGGGAAGATCGAAAAAGGCAAGCAGAATAAAAGAAAGTACAACATTTGAAGAAAAAAGAGTTTCCAATAATCAATCTGAAGAGTAG
- a CDS encoding CDP-alcohol phosphatidyltransferase family protein → MSVPEEVVDRSKGGKGPASTSLLGSGIKNWWIILIRPIEDYLIEKKIHPNVLTITTLLVSILTGISFHFGWAFIAGILLLAGSTFDIFDGRVARAQGLSSKHGAFFDSCLDRFAEAFIYLGLLSYFQGTIFPYVVFFILVSTMMVSYTRARAEGLGIECEVGVMQRTERVVYLGLFSLLNFFVNLFSSAIGYNPRDISLKFALILLLVFSLYTAIQRMVHVMRKLKV, encoded by the coding sequence ATGTCTGTTCCCGAAGAAGTAGTTGATAGATCAAAGGGTGGAAAAGGACCGGCCTCCACTAGCCTCCTAGGAAGTGGAATTAAGAATTGGTGGATAATTTTAATACGCCCAATAGAGGATTATCTTATTGAAAAAAAAATTCACCCAAATGTACTCACAATTACAACTTTGTTGGTTTCAATCCTTACCGGGATATCTTTTCATTTCGGTTGGGCTTTTATAGCCGGAATTTTGCTGCTCGCTGGCTCAACATTTGATATTTTTGATGGACGCGTGGCAAGGGCTCAGGGTTTATCCAGTAAACACGGTGCTTTTTTCGATTCCTGTCTGGACAGATTTGCTGAGGCCTTCATATACCTCGGTTTGTTAAGTTACTTTCAAGGAACCATTTTCCCCTATGTCGTTTTCTTTATTCTGGTTTCAACAATGATGGTCAGCTATACACGCGCGAGGGCAGAAGGCCTAGGAATCGAATGTGAGGTCGGGGTAATGCAAAGAACAGAACGTGTTGTATATTTGGGCCTCTTTTCACTTTTAAACTTTTTTGTGAATTTATTTTCTTCAGCGATTGGATACAACCCTCGAGATATCTCATTAAAGTTTGCATTGATATTGCTATTGGTGTTTTCCTTATATACAGCTATTCAGAGAATGGTTCACGTTATGAGGAAACTAAAAGTTTGA
- a CDS encoding SPOR domain-containing protein: MSDLTKNPGNRQIVYFFLGFLIFFVFSFSLGVIVGKQIGKSRDSRLDDVSKNIDIKTGIGGNITEDGQETFLVEQTETINGNGISSEDRKFPNENEKASGVASKTGEIKTDGSTPQSTGSSSAEIDDKKVTAEAVDKEPTSSDTKDQKISDTAAIDKRREELTSLPPIEPDGKYTVQVGSFLEEKAAVQILNSLKLKRYPAFVKKVVIPGYGASYRVRIGTFGTREKAYLYVENLKKLEPFIKSAYITMND; this comes from the coding sequence ATGAGTGACTTGACGAAAAATCCAGGAAACAGACAGATCGTCTACTTTTTCTTAGGCTTTTTGATCTTTTTTGTCTTTTCTTTCAGTTTAGGTGTGATAGTTGGAAAACAGATAGGTAAGTCCAGGGATAGCCGTTTAGATGATGTATCAAAAAATATTGATATAAAAACCGGTATAGGTGGAAATATAACAGAGGATGGTCAAGAAACTTTCCTTGTTGAGCAAACAGAGACAATTAACGGCAACGGAATTAGTAGTGAGGACCGTAAGTTTCCTAACGAAAATGAAAAAGCATCAGGAGTCGCTAGCAAAACTGGGGAAATAAAAACGGATGGGTCAACTCCTCAATCAACCGGCTCTTCATCGGCCGAAATAGATGACAAGAAGGTTACTGCGGAAGCCGTTGACAAAGAGCCAACATCGTCAGACACTAAAGATCAAAAAATAAGTGATACAGCAGCGATTGACAAAAGACGCGAGGAATTAACATCACTACCCCCGATTGAACCAGACGGGAAATATACCGTCCAAGTAGGTTCATTCCTGGAGGAGAAGGCGGCAGTACAAATCTTGAATTCCCTAAAACTTAAACGATATCCAGCCTTCGTCAAAAAGGTTGTAATACCTGGTTATGGTGCCAGTTACAGGGTTAGGATCGGTACTTTTGGTACAAGAGAGAAAGCTTATCTTTATGTTGAAAACCTCAAGAAGTTAGAACCTTTTATCAAATCGGCATATATCACCATGAACGATTAG
- the argS gene encoding arginine--tRNA ligase — MKEEIREAVHKSLDNLGLDIEHMDIRIELEVPKKREFGDFSTNIALILAKNVGKNPREVAGLIIHNLPEDGKSLFKRVEIAGAGFINFFVKELAIISKLTEIERLGVGYGLSTLGKGERVLVEFVSANPTGYLHMGHARNACVGDAISNLLNAIGYNVTREFFINDAGRQIELLGHSVYRRYEELFGIKNESLEDGYEGDYIKDIALKIKNEKGDALLADESNKGDSIAFCKDYAMNILLEEIREDLKLIGASFDTWYSERDELYSPIRNKDNENLIDVILHKLDERGVISHKDGAIWFEASKFGDSQDWVLVKKDGSYTYFVSDIAYHYGKMKRGFGKLINVWGADHHGHVNRIKAAMRALGFDDSYLRVVLIQFVRLLTEGKEASMSKRSGSYVTMRDVVKEVGRDVTRFFLLMRSSDSHLDFDLDLAKKQSSENPVYYIQYAHARIGSVFENALARRVYPSSEFLKLLNLPEEIDITNKLLQFSEVIMDSALSLSPHKIAFYLQNIASDFHVYYNKYRIITDNPELSSARLFFIDCIKTVLSNGLRLLGVSAPERM, encoded by the coding sequence ATGAAAGAGGAAATAAGAGAAGCAGTCCACAAGTCTTTAGACAATCTAGGTTTAGATATCGAGCACATGGATATTAGGATAGAGTTAGAGGTACCTAAGAAGAGGGAATTTGGTGACTTTTCGACTAATATCGCTTTGATATTAGCAAAAAATGTAGGGAAAAATCCACGTGAAGTTGCAGGGCTGATTATTCACAATCTTCCTGAAGACGGGAAAAGCCTTTTCAAGAGGGTGGAAATCGCAGGTGCCGGTTTCATAAACTTCTTCGTCAAAGAACTTGCAATTATTAGTAAATTGACTGAAATCGAGAGGCTTGGAGTGGGCTATGGCCTTTCAACACTGGGCAAAGGGGAAAGGGTGCTCGTAGAATTTGTGAGTGCAAATCCCACTGGATATCTTCACATGGGTCATGCCAGGAACGCCTGCGTCGGGGATGCAATATCAAATCTGTTAAATGCCATCGGTTATAATGTTACGAGGGAATTCTTCATTAACGATGCCGGAAGGCAGATTGAGCTTCTTGGCCATTCCGTCTATCGGAGATATGAGGAATTATTCGGTATCAAGAATGAGAGCTTAGAGGACGGATACGAGGGCGATTATATTAAAGACATAGCCCTAAAGATAAAAAACGAGAAGGGTGATGCTCTTCTGGCAGATGAATCAAACAAGGGAGATTCTATCGCGTTTTGTAAGGATTATGCAATGAACATACTATTGGAGGAAATAAGGGAAGACCTGAAATTAATTGGTGCATCATTTGATACGTGGTATAGCGAGAGGGACGAGCTGTATAGTCCAATTCGTAACAAAGATAATGAAAATTTAATAGACGTAATTTTACATAAACTGGATGAGAGAGGAGTGATAAGTCATAAGGATGGTGCTATTTGGTTCGAGGCATCTAAATTTGGTGATTCCCAAGACTGGGTTCTTGTAAAGAAAGACGGAAGTTATACATATTTCGTTTCTGATATTGCATATCATTATGGAAAGATGAAGAGGGGATTCGGTAAATTGATAAACGTCTGGGGCGCTGATCATCATGGCCATGTGAATCGTATCAAGGCAGCAATGAGGGCTTTAGGGTTTGATGACTCTTATCTTAGGGTAGTATTAATTCAGTTTGTTAGACTGTTGACCGAGGGTAAGGAGGCGTCGATGTCAAAACGTTCTGGTAGCTATGTTACCATGCGTGATGTGGTAAAAGAGGTCGGTCGCGATGTTACAAGATTCTTCCTACTTATGAGAAGCTCAGACAGTCACCTTGATTTTGATCTTGACTTAGCGAAGAAACAATCCAGTGAAAATCCGGTTTATTATATTCAATATGCACATGCCCGAATTGGTAGTGTATTTGAAAATGCATTGGCTAGGAGAGTATACCCTTCAAGCGAGTTTTTGAAACTACTAAATCTTCCTGAAGAGATTGATATAACAAATAAGCTACTCCAGTTTTCAGAAGTAATAATGGATAGTGCGTTGTCTCTTTCTCCACACAAAATTGCTTTTTACTTGCAAAACATAGCCTCTGACTTTCATGTTTATTACAACAAGTATAGAATAATTACAGATAACCCGGAGTTAAGTAGTGCCAGACTGTTTTTTATTGACTGTATCAAGACGGTCCTGTCAAACGGTCTGAGATTGCTAGGAGTCAGTGCACCTGAGAGAATGTAA
- a CDS encoding histidine phosphatase family protein, which translates to MKIINLILIRHGETNWNLTEKCQGFSDIELNQNGRRQINELAKSLKSEDISAVYSSDLRRAKDTAVEIAKFHNLSINVDPDLREMNQGNFEGLSFTEIRELYSELLTQWRKDPESVRIPGGETLKEVQERAWKSVQRIIKTHHNQNVVAVSHNFTIITLLCKFKGIGLRDFFNFKIKAASKNVVSINKGSFKIDLQNDTTHLSPESLTF; encoded by the coding sequence TTGAAGATAATAAATCTAATTCTTATTCGTCACGGTGAGACAAATTGGAATTTAACTGAAAAATGCCAGGGATTTTCGGACATCGAGCTAAACCAGAACGGAAGAAGGCAAATTAACGAACTGGCAAAGTCACTAAAGAGTGAGGATATATCTGCTGTCTATTCCAGTGATCTCCGAAGGGCTAAAGATACCGCTGTCGAAATAGCTAAATTTCATAATCTTTCGATAAATGTTGATCCTGATTTAAGAGAAATGAATCAGGGTAATTTTGAAGGACTCTCATTTACTGAAATTAGGGAATTATATTCAGAATTGCTCACCCAATGGAGGAAGGATCCTGAATCCGTAAGAATACCCGGGGGTGAAACGCTCAAAGAGGTTCAGGAAAGGGCTTGGAAGAGCGTTCAGAGAATAATTAAGACACACCATAACCAGAATGTCGTGGCTGTAAGCCATAATTTTACAATTATTACTCTCCTCTGTAAATTCAAGGGAATCGGACTAAGGGACTTTTTTAATTTCAAAATTAAAGCGGCATCAAAGAATGTCGTAAGTATAAATAAAGGGAGTTTCAAGATCGATCTACAAAATGACACGACTCATCTAAGTCCTGAATCTCTGACTTTTTAG